Part of the Pseudorasbora parva isolate DD20220531a chromosome 13, ASM2467924v1, whole genome shotgun sequence genome is shown below.
GTTAccattttcttcttcttttacaTCTTTATCAATCTCTGGCTTTTCCTTGTCATTTATAACTTTTTCAGCACTATCACCAGTTGTCTCACCTTCAGATTTGTCTTGCACTTCCTCTTGGAGATTTTCTTCCACCTTCTCAGCCTCCTCAAGGCCGACATCTTGTCTCTCTCCATTTTCGGCATCTATGTTATTATCCTGCAGGCCATTATTCATCCCAGCAGGTTCACCCAGTTCTTCCTTGGTACTAGCCTCTGTGTCATCCTGGGGCACCCCACTGGAACCAATTTCATGTTTCTCCTGTGAAGCTGATTCCTCATTCTGGTCCTCAAAGTTCTCTTCTAATTTTTGGACTGTAAAAATGTCATCAGAAGCAGCCTCTTTTCCATCTCCTGACTCTAATGTATTTTCACTAATCTCGTTAATATCTGCCATCTCCTTCTCTGGCTCTATCAACTTTTCTCCTGTCTCTAACTCATTCTCTACATCATTTCCATCTGTTCCCTCTGCCATctcatccatcttcccatcctCTTCCTGAGACATATTTTCCATCTTTTTATCTGTCCCGTTCTTGATTTCTCCTCTAATCTCAACCTCACTGTTTGGTTTCTCTGGTCCTTCTTCCTCTGCTCCACCACTAAGTATGTTTTTAACCTGTTCTCCATCTTCTGTTTCTTTTTGTTCATCATTCACACCATCATCCTCTTTTTCATTACCCTCTGCCCTCACATTTTGACTTTCCTGTGACTCGTTTAGTCTAACCTCACTGGACAGTTCTCCATCTTCACTTTCTTTATGTTCATCATTTGAACCATCCTTGTCTTTTTCTGTACTGTCCTTATTTTGTTTATCTTCTGCCTTTGAATCTTGATCATCCTCTAACTCATTTTCTTTCTCACCAACTTGGATCTCTTCATCCCCAGGTTTCTCTGCCTCATCTATTCCCAAATCTTCACTTGTATCCTCAACCTCTAGCTCTTTCTCTTCACAACATTTTTCACCATCTTCTTCCTTACCAACAGAGCCCCCACCATCCACCTTGCCATCTGTCTTCTGTACCATTTCCCCAGTTGACCTATCATCCCCAGACTCATCTGCTAGGTCTTCTCTTTCATCTCTGTCTGGCTGTCCATCGCTCCTCCTCTCTATGTTCTGATCTGCGTCATCAGAGTCTCGCTGCCTCTGAGTGTCACCTGCACCTGTTTCTGTATCATTCTCTGTATGAGGTACCGAATCCATCTCTGGAACCTCAGTGTCCAGCATTTCAGTACACATCTCTGGCTCCTGTACTAATGAGTCTTTCTCTTCTTCTTTAGCCTCTGTATTAACCTCTTCATTTGTATCGTCCCAATCCATATCTTTCTCCTGCATGTCCTCAATCTCAGTGTTTACTTCCTCTCTTTTATCTGGTTGTTCAATTTCATTTGTCCTCTCACTTTGTTCGTCCTTCTGTTTTTCCTGTATTTCTAAACTTGCTGCAGCCTCCTGAGTCTGTCCTATTTCTTCTTCTGTGTGGACATAAGGCTCCTGTGCCATTTCCTCACATGCAGACTCCAGTgctttggcttcacttttctcTGAAATTTCATCCTGTGTGTTTGATGGTTGTGGTGAAGTGAAACCCACCGCAATCTTCGTTTCTGCTCCTGTAAAAGTGAGCATTTAAAATTAAACCATTTcagatttataaatatttacaaaactgtcagtgttttttgttgtaTGAAATATGTGTCTCTCATATTTtggaaattaataaattaaacattaattatACTATATGATCTGTAGACTGCCCAAATAAAAAGGgcggaaacttttttttttttttaccttggcTGTCCTGTTGGGTCTTCACTGAGGCCCCTTCATCTTCCTCTGTGCTTGTATCACTAAACTCTGGGTCTGAACTACATTGAGATTGCTTCAAAATGGCCTCAGCCAACTTTTCTTGCATTGACTTGGCTGTTTATAGTCACGGGGAATATGTTAATGTTAACTTGTGTATTAACCAAACGAATAACAGTCACATACTCAGTGGGATGAATccaataaagaaataaaatacacaagCAATGGAACACAAAAATAATTGCGTAAATGCAACAATTGCTCAAAGATTTATTAACAAAAGCACAACACTTTGATTGGGAACACAGCATGCAGGGTGCAATCACATAAAAGCTTCCACACAGGACAGGTGTCCGAAATAGGAGTCATAACCATCTCTGATGGGAATACAAATGGATTTTATAAGTGTACCAATTAAGCCAAACAGTGTATTTAATCATGTATGATAGAAAACACATCAAAAATGGTTATATGCACATTTTAAATGGCTCAAACATGTTGAAATCAGAAACACAAAATCAGAAATAGAGAAAACTGCTGTTTTTCCAGACATCAAACTGGCAAATCCTCAAGAGCCAACACGTAATGCATACTGCGCTTTAAAGATGTGGTTGTTTTGCAGTGACTTTGCCTATTTTGAAATACAAGAATTATCTCAAAAAGAAATCTAAACCTTCTTGATGGATTGTGAAAGTCTAGACAGGTTTATACTGAGCAGTATGCTTACGGCAACACAAATAACATGCaatcaaaaacacatttgatgCTGCATTGCAAACACAAAAGCAACCAACACAATGTTTGTAAGACCACCTAGAGTTAAACAAACTCTCGGGGGCCTTGACATTTACACagaagtgtgtttttaacacaatCAGAACTCAAGTCATTGGGGGGGTCAAGTACTTGCAATGAACCATGCCATCCTCAACTATCCCCTTCTCAGATAAATGCAAGTAAACTATTTCAGACAACATGTTTTCAAAATTTGCTAATTAGTTAAAGCTCAAGTGTGACATTTATGTGCTATtgtgcaaaaatgtaaaatagatGACTCCGCTTATGAAGTTGCGATAGGGGAAAATATGTTAACATCAAACAAATTACATTTCAGCTTCATTAAAAATGATGTGTGAAGTAACTAAACACTTTGTTTATCTTGCAGCAATCAAACAGTttatttgtgaataaaaaacaGGCCCTTCAGTTCTGATGTTGAAAAAGCCAACATGCACAAACACAAAATGTCTGATGATGACAGGCACAAAGCACTAGTTTCCATGCAGACACTCACCTCTCTCCGGCTCATTCTCTTGTGGCTTATCTTCAGGTTTGGCATGCTCCCCAGATTGCTCACCTTCAGTTCCCTCTTTCTTGTCTGTGTCTTCTGACATTTCCAGGTCGCTCTTCTTCATGCCATCCCCTGGACTATCCTGTGTCCCAGAGTCTTCCGCTGCAGCTTGAGGTAATGTAATGTCGCTGGACTCTGTGACCTCTGTCTCCTC
Proteins encoded:
- the LOC137038976 gene encoding otolith matrix protein OMM-64-like, giving the protein MQEKLAEAILKQSQCSSDPEFSDTSTEEDEGASVKTQQDSQGAETKIAVGFTSPQPSNTQDEISEKSEAKALESACEEMAQEPYVHTEEEIGQTQEAAASLEIQEKQKDEQSERTNEIEQPDKREEVNTEIEDMQEKDMDWDDTNEEVNTEAKEEEKDSLVQEPEMCTEMLDTEVPEMDSVPHTENDTETGAGDTQRQRDSDDADQNIERRSDGQPDRDEREDLADESGDDRSTGEMVQKTDGKVDGGGSVGKEEDGEKCCEEKELEVEDTSEDLGIDEAEKPGDEEIQVGEKENELEDDQDSKAEDKQNKDSTEKDKDGSNDEHKESEDGELSSEVRLNESQESQNVRAEGNEKEDDGVNDEQKETEDGEQVKNILSGGAEEEGPEKPNSEVEIRGEIKNGTDKKMENMSQEEDGKMDEMAEGTDGNDVENELETGEKLIEPEKEMADINEISENTLESGDGKEAASDDIFTVQKLEENFEDQNEESASQEKHEIGSSGVPQDDTEASTKEELGEPAGMNNGLQDNNIDAENGERQDVGLEEAEKVEENLQEEVQDKSEGETTGDSAEKVINDKEKPEIDKDVKEEENGNKKEQEIENKLDAQDPSERESQLGGEHEDQGSDNQKADKEDDKESDTSATTFIENITPQTTQSRVNKDTESETVSTEAKVPADEPELKGTDDEPRSRDPPEGMDSDPAQPLEKKKSLVNVEGGSSVSHSVKSQPVKNIKKGDQDPVLSIDSDDLEGHPAALTKVVGVDLVSNWINIHQESKYFETFIEPLDEESHISQETEERLNSEALDVTDTPPSTDIGGLDETLKGREETATPIRNNFNENTESEVESLKTETKVEAIEADSYSNHSKDSIHTLTKDEIVPEAGETRGSLVTSWSRLSNNEDNNQKDTPRQETLTSDDIINMGTTATSEDIQDGVPSKTEQHNELRNVELDAKESKQSNQQNMTDETKHLAQTEEASNQETLESLEDNLKPEHGPQSEYIEPLSPTITVITDLTIVNKSENGSQEDTASVDFHSRQSDGSRNMNGNRTKVIDGHFKQTLSTETLSTFSLDDSRFFGPAGYPRLTTAQTENSY